In Cydia amplana chromosome 5, ilCydAmpl1.1, whole genome shotgun sequence, the genomic window TGAATTATCATTTTGTTTGATTTATAATGTTGCCTCGTTCGTCTGAGTGCAAGGCGCCTTGTTGCACTTTGTCACTAAACATTGTTCATGGTTTTTGAAAATAACGTACCTATCATTTGCTCTAAATTCGACCAATTAAGAGTAGTTTTTCCAAGAATAAGCAGCCTTCGTAATTTCTACGTTTAATTTCAAATTAAGTCTTTATTCCAGTTTGGTTAAATTGAGTCTTTCTGAAGCTGAACTAccaaaagaaatttaaaaaactaaTTTAGTTGCTTATGTTGTTACAGATCGCCATGGCTGACACAACATTACCCGAAAATCTGCTGGACAAAAATCCAGACGCAACAAAGGACATTAGTGATCAAGAAGCTGTTTCAGACACAATGGAACTCAGAACTGTAGAACAAGAATCTTTATTTGTGATAAAGGACGAAAAAAATAGTGATAGTGACGTTAACAGTGACGATCTTAGCTCTAATGATGAACAAAGCCATGTTGATAGCAGCAATAACTCTCAGTTTTATGAGAATAGCGATAGCAAAGCAGATTACGCTATTAAAAGTGATGATAATGATACATTAAGTGATATAGACGATATTAAGACAGACACTGCGTCAGCTGACAGCGAAGACTCGGCGCTCGGTAGCCTGCCTCCTGACAGCACCAGCAATGATCGGGACGAAGAGGTCCAGGACCGTTCAGATGGAAGTGACTCTGGTATCGGATCGGAAACTACAGAAGAACGAAAGTTTAATCTTGAACTGCCATGTACGAGCGGCCTAAATAATGCTGAAAGTCACGAACTATCAGCCGGTCTAAGTAACAGCTTTAAAAATGAATGCACGGAAGAAAATTCTGAAGCACAAAGCCAGAAACCCCTTCGAAGTAgtcttaaaagaaaatgtagcGACGAAAGTCAAGAAGAACCACCgatgaaaaaaagaaaagagGGCATTAAATTTGATAACGTTACCGTTTATTATTTCCCTAGAACTCAAGGATTCACGTGTGTTCCATCTCAAGGCGGCTCTACTTTAGGGATGGAAAGAGAACACACTCACTCGCAAAACTTTACTCTGGCTGAACATGCTTTAGAACAAAGAAGGCTACACAGGCAAATTTTGCAACAATTGAAAAGTGAGCGTCATTCATTGCAAGGAGCGGCGCTATCTTCTAGCGAGGATAGTGACACGGAAGAAGAAGCAAGCGACATCTCTGAATCTGAATTAGATTTAGATAGCTATTACTTTCTACAGCCAGTACCCACACGGCAAAGGCGAGCTCTTTTACGCGCAGCCGGAGTTCGAAAAATTGAAGGCTATGAAAAAGACGAGTGCAGGGACATTAGAACTTCGCGAGAGTTCTGTGGATGTGCTTGCAAAGGAGTCTGCAATCCAGAGAATTGCTCGTGTAGTTTGGCTGGCATAAAATGCCAGGTTGATAGATTAAATTTCCCCTGTGGCTGTACTAGAGATGGGTGTGGCAATACCACAGGGCGAATAGAGTTCAATCCTGTAAGAGTTCGGACACATTTTATTCATACTCTCATGCGATTGGGATTAGAGAAGAAAAACGAAGAAACCCAAGCAGCAAAAAGACAATGGGCCGAAACTCACAGTACTAATACAGCTTCTTGTGTTTCAAACACATCATACGATAGAGAACGCTGTCTGACGCATGAAGATGGA contains:
- the LOC134647851 gene encoding uncharacterized protein LOC134647851, translating into MADTTLPENLLDKNPDATKDISDQEAVSDTMELRTVEQESLFVIKDEKNSDSDVNSDDLSSNDEQSHVDSSNNSQFYENSDSKADYAIKSDDNDTLSDIDDIKTDTASADSEDSALGSLPPDSTSNDRDEEVQDRSDGSDSGIGSETTEERKFNLELPCTSGLNNAESHELSAGLSNSFKNECTEENSEAQSQKPLRSSLKRKCSDESQEEPPMKKRKEGIKFDNVTVYYFPRTQGFTCVPSQGGSTLGMEREHTHSQNFTLAEHALEQRRLHRQILQQLKSERHSLQGAALSSSEDSDTEEEASDISESELDLDSYYFLQPVPTRQRRALLRAAGVRKIEGYEKDECRDIRTSREFCGCACKGVCNPENCSCSLAGIKCQVDRLNFPCGCTRDGCGNTTGRIEFNPVRVRTHFIHTLMRLGLEKKNEETQAAKRQWAETHSTNTASCVSNTSYDRERCLTHEDGLLRDVNLTPRVEVESCVNAGSFNNVHCDMNNVPIQTSNMQDNKNYNYANNALNHRNINENSAMHFEENLHSNRADSYTCNILQGKGPPYSMPNSMGFDMSSNVQRFHNDLNYAYGQHSDNNHFKGLQTSFSATSFEEFAHNSHISMFSHYGHMYVPDYSHKPSTSLHEHDSMPYPLSQNHYGVYKNTTECMNTENKPDSHYNMMLPYQTSNKLQTEENDENWFSHNTLLNLDHSDQTTQDASDLQQQAAAPLAETNATETTDNFGELIKKTMVESVTV